Proteins encoded in a region of the Diospyros lotus cultivar Yz01 chromosome 9, ASM1463336v1, whole genome shotgun sequence genome:
- the LOC127809539 gene encoding 21 kDa protein-like, whose translation MKNQSPFSLSTLRSVSAIVFLFYSVSAEYSSELPPNSSSAAADDEFIRTSCGQTQYPDLCYASLSAYAGDVLQDPARLACAAINVSLSTARDTACFLSNISRQASSGRDRTAAALHDCVEVFHDAVAQLRDSLGQMGKLGSGGEPLKFQLSNVQTCMSAALTNEDTCTDGFEDVPDGGVKMGVCDRVGEAKKVTSNALALVNLYVSKVSSP comes from the coding sequence ATGAAAAACCAGtccccattttctctctccacTCTACGTTCAGTCTCTGCGATCGTCTTCCTCTTCTACTCTGTCTCTGCAGAATACTCTTCCGAGCTTCCACCCAATTCTTCCAGTGCCGCCGCCGACGACGAATTCATCCGCACAAGTTGCGGCCAAACCCAATACCCAGACCTCTGCTACGCCTCTCTCTCTGCCTACGCTGGCGACGTCCTGCAAGACCCTGCGCGCCTCGCCTGCGCAGCCATCAACGTCAGCCTGTCCACCGCCCGCGACACAGCCTGCTTCCTCTCCAACATCTCCCGCCAAGCCAGCAGCGGCCGCGACCGCACAGCCGCCGCCCTGCACGACTGCGTGGAGGTGTTCCACGACGCCGTGGCGCAGCTCCGCGACTCGCTCGGGCAGATGGGGAAGCTGGGGTCCGGCGGAGAGCCGCTGAAGTTCCAGCTCAGCAACGTGCAGACGTGTATGAGCGCCGCCCTCACGAATGAGGACACGTGTACGGATGGATTCGAGGACGTGCCGGACGGTGGCGTGAAAATGGGGGTCTGCGATCGGGTTGGGGAGGCGAAGAAGGTTACGAGCAATGCTCTGGCGTTGGTTAATCTCTACGTTTCTAAGGTTTCGTCGCCatga